One window of the Lytechinus pictus isolate F3 Inbred chromosome 5, Lp3.0, whole genome shotgun sequence genome contains the following:
- the LOC129260630 gene encoding uncharacterized protein LOC129260630, translating into MAILFHCVLFVMTVDVVVGSNISIMGIVNTTITMPCDISGTNGSLVFWYSNEQRRYLSSQRVVQQKLESDLYSRLVVKGTNKRYDLQISSLRYTDGGVYRCRIFTIINRTEQMFVKTVDYEVVVHAAPLPQYPNCWVSGSTNIHNRVSISCVSRGGVPPAQLNWYRGDQLIPSTKNFATNTITYNKNISEEDNGVNFTCRASSPVIRDRECSLILLSVMPTVTLRQSRGYVFENDEVTYWCSGSGMPSVSYRWMMNNVIVSKDSPNVSFYDEGRELLLYAAMADNGTRVTCQVITPSGLMSSDGITLLVSKKEDDCNTSRIFIHVPSKIPIIAIFVAFVGGIGMTLLFMIVIKALCRHHRRRRDQRAKRAEELWTSKHSDYSTAAEPTSGEDIFGKDSAFVTSSNGLQQSQNPPPVIQNIQAQKNQYFEMHSGAFRESSATFPKSACPRNDYQMKSTAYSPPILAMDQRAFGYENVARGSGTDLTDISHNDPSTHDSKPMINIYMEPKVPSRPMPQSPNRNMRSQSLQRVTYDAVPRGLRHDCEVKKNLQREKGEQPEYTEIDCMAYSPVRNTYEASIISNFEL; encoded by the coding sequence ATGGCTATATTATTTCATTGTGTTCTTTTTGTAATGACTGTCGATGTGGTAGTAGGAAGCAACATCAGTATCATGGGCATTGTTAACACTACCATAACAATGCCATGTGATATAAGTGGTACCAATGGATCCCTTGTTTTCTGGTACTCAAATGAACAACGAAGATATCTCAGCTCCCAACGTGTTGTTCAACAGAAACTTGAATCTGATCTTTACTCTCGACTGGTCGTAAAAGGGACCAATAAGCGATACGATCTCCAAATTTCATCTTTACGATACACAGACGGTGGTGTGTACAGGTGTCGAATCTTTACTATCATCAATCGAACAGAGCAAATGTTTGTTAAGACAGTCGACTATGAGGTAGTGGTTCATGCTGCTCCATTACCTCAGTACCCTAATTGTTGGGTTAGTGGTTCAACTAACATTCATAACAGAGTTAGTATATCATGTGTATCACGTGGTGGTGTGCCACCAGCTCAGCTTAATTGGTATAGGGGAGACCAACTTATACCAAGCACCAAGAATTTTGCAACAAATACGATAacttacaataaaaatattagcGAGGAGGATAATGGAGTGAATTTTACGTGCAGGGCATCGAGTCCTGTGATTAGAGATCGAGAATGCTCTCTTATCCTTCTTTCGGTAATGCCAACGGTTACCCTGAGACAATCACGTGGATATGTCTTTGAAAATGATGAAGTGACCTACTGGTGTTCAGGTTCTGGGATGCCTTCCGTATCCTACCGATGGATGATGAATAATGTCATTGTGTCTAAAGACTCACCAAATGTTTCCTTTTATGACGAAGGTAGGGAGCTTCTATTATATGCAGCGATGGCAGATAATGGAACAAGAGTAACGTGTCAGGTGATTACACCATCAGGATTGATGTCATCAGATGGCATCACTCTTCTTGTGTCAAAGAAAGAAGATGATTGCAACACCAGCAGGATCTTCATCCATGTTCCCTCGAAGATTCCAATCATTGCCATCTTCGTTGCTTTCGTCGGAGGAATAGGAATGACCCTTCTATTTATGATTGTGATAAAGGCTCTGTGTAGACACCACAGAAGACGTCGTGATCAAAGAGCCAAGCGAGCAGAAGAGCTATGGACATCAAAGCACAGTGATTATTCCACCGCTGCTGAGCCGACATCTGGTGAGGATATCTTCGGCAAAGATTCGGCTTTTGTGACAAGCAGCAATGGTCTTCAGCAATCGCAGAACCCACCACCTGTAATACAAAATATTCAAGCACAGAAGAATCAATATTTTGAGATGCATTCTGGGGCATTCCGTGAGTCTTCAGCCACATTCCCTAAAAGTGCATGTCCTAGAAACGATTACCAGATGAAATCCACTGCTTATTCTCCTCCTATTCTTGCCATGGACCAACGAGCTTTCGGTTATGAGAATGTTGCTCGTGGTTCTGGTACTGATCTCACTGACATCTCACACAATGATCCATCAACCCATGATAGCAAACCAATGATCAATATCTACATGGAGCCTAAAGTACCAAGTAGACCCATGCCTCAATCGCCAAACAGAAACATGCGCTCTCAAAGTTTGCAACGAGTTACTTACGATGCAGTACCGAGAGGTTTGCGACATGACTGCGAAGTTAAGAAAAATCTTCAAAGGGAGAAAGGAGAACAACCAGAATACACAGAAATAGACTGCATGGCTTATTCTCCTGTACGAAATACATACGAAGCATCCATCATCTCTAACTTTGAACTGTGA